One genomic segment of Candidatus Methylomirabilota bacterium includes these proteins:
- a CDS encoding (2Fe-2S)-binding protein — protein MLAFTVNGRRQQVDVPPDTPLLWVIRETLGLTGTKYGCGMALCGACTIHVDGAPMRACVTPASAAAGRKVTTIEGLSATGDHPVQRAWVEVDVPQCGFCQPGQIMSAAALLASKPSPTDADID, from the coding sequence ATGCTCGCATTCACGGTCAACGGTCGAAGGCAGCAGGTCGACGTCCCACCCGACACACCGCTGCTCTGGGTGATCCGCGAGACGCTCGGCCTCACCGGTACTAAATATGGATGCGGCATGGCGCTCTGCGGCGCCTGCACGATCCATGTGGACGGGGCGCCCATGCGCGCGTGCGTCACGCCGGCCTCGGCTGCCGCCGGCCGAAAAGTGACCACGATCGAGGGCCTCTCGGCCACGGGCGACCATCCCGTGCAGCGGGCCTGGGTCGAGGTGGACGTCCCCCAGTGCGGCTTCTGCCAGCCAGGCCAGATCATGTCGGCAGCGGCGCTGTTGGCCTCGAAGCCCTCCCCCACCGACGCGGACATCGAC
- the panC gene encoding pantoate--beta-alanine ligase produces the protein MDVVESLEALRAWRAAVPGPLGFVPTMGALHDGHLSLVRRARRECERVVVSIFVNPAQFGPHEDFERYPRDLARDLVLLDGEGVHLVFAPTPAIVYPAGFSTWVTVETLTERWEGAARPGHFRGVATVVLKLLNLVQPDRAYFGEKDYQQLRVIERMARDLNVSTTIVPCPTVREPDGLAMSSRNAYLAAAQRQAATVIFRALVAARQACERGERDPKTLAAVVEGMLAAEPLVRIDYVAVVDPGSLEPLTAIAQGGAVCCVAAWVGAIRLIDNLVLAPPADAQGRR, from the coding sequence ATGGACGTGGTCGAGAGCCTCGAAGCCCTCCGGGCCTGGCGTGCGGCCGTCCCGGGCCCGCTCGGCTTCGTGCCCACCATGGGGGCGCTACACGACGGTCATCTCTCGCTCGTCCGTCGGGCCCGTCGCGAGTGCGAGCGAGTGGTGGTCAGCATCTTCGTCAATCCGGCGCAGTTTGGCCCTCACGAGGACTTCGAGCGCTACCCGCGGGACCTTGCGCGCGACCTCGTGCTGCTCGATGGCGAGGGCGTCCACCTCGTCTTCGCGCCGACGCCGGCGATCGTGTACCCGGCCGGGTTCTCGACATGGGTGACCGTCGAGACGCTGACCGAACGCTGGGAGGGCGCCGCCCGGCCGGGGCACTTCCGGGGCGTGGCCACCGTTGTCCTGAAGCTCCTGAACCTCGTGCAGCCCGACCGTGCCTACTTCGGCGAGAAGGACTACCAGCAGCTCCGGGTCATCGAGCGGATGGCCCGCGACCTGAACGTGTCGACCACCATCGTGCCGTGCCCGACCGTGCGCGAGCCGGACGGGCTCGCGATGAGCTCCCGCAACGCGTACCTCGCCGCCGCGCAGCGGCAAGCCGCCACCGTGATCTTCCGGGCGCTTGTAGCCGCCCGGCAGGCCTGCGAGCGGGGCGAGCGCGACCCGAAGACCCTCGCCGCGGTCGTCGAGGGCATGCTGGCCGCCGAGCCGCTCGTCCGGATCGACTACGTGGCCGTGGTGGACCCGGGCTCGCTCGAGCCCCTCACCGCGATCGCTCAAGGCGGCGCCGTGTGCTGCGTGGCCGCGTGGGTCGGAGCGATACGGCTGATCGACAACCTCGTGCTGGCGCCGCCGGCCGACGCCCAGGGCCGCCGATGA